A DNA window from Linepithema humile isolate Giens D197 chromosome 6, Lhum_UNIL_v1.0, whole genome shotgun sequence contains the following coding sequences:
- the LOC137000549 gene encoding uncharacterized protein isoform X2: MRLCETVSKLPTKEDYELLRKRVNIMPPKPCSFPLRSIQDVIDFNNISEEEYEIAVEYLKFLGGFSVHDAVRFCMKEAISDETIQLYSVWGERGNLPLFDTRLIKVIYDAVALNPNFAAPTQDIFFREVGEAVRTSKSRLRIATTRRGNAAQMGIVKSNERRHNKICFEIRMKNSLHRKM, from the exons AT gCGCCTTTGCGAAACAGTTAGCAAGTTACCCACAAAAGAAGATTACGA GTTGCTGCGAAAGCGAGTGAACATTATGCCTCCAAAGCCGTGTTCATTTCCACTTCGATCAATACAAGATGTAATCGATTTTAATAACATCTCGGAAGAGGAATACGAGATTGCt gtcgaatatttgaaattcttAGGAGGTTTCAGTGTACATGATGCCGTGAGATTTTGCATGAAGGAAGCAATATCGGACGAAACCATTCAACTTTATTCTGTATGGGGAGAGCGTGGGAATCTTCCATTATTCGATACCAGATtgattaaagtaatatatg ATGCAGTGGCGTTAAACCCAAACTTTGCTGCCCCAAcacaagatatattttttcgcgaaGTAGGAGAAGCGGTGAGAACGAGCAAGTCGCGGCTCCGAATTGCAACTACGAGACGCGGGAACGCAGCACAAATGGGGATCGTAAAAAGCAACGAACGAAGGCACAACAAAATCTGCTTCGAAATCAGAATGAAGAACTCGCTGCACAGAAAGATGTGA
- the LOC137000549 gene encoding uncharacterized protein isoform X1 — MRLCETVSKLPTKEDYEVINRKLNRLLRKRVNIMPPKPCSFPLRSIQDVIDFNNISEEEYEIAVEYLKFLGGFSVHDAVRFCMKEAISDETIQLYSVWGERGNLPLFDTRLIKVIYDAVALNPNFAAPTQDIFFREVGEAVRTSKSRLRIATTRRGNAAQMGIVKSNERRHNKICFEIRMKNSLHRKM, encoded by the exons AT gCGCCTTTGCGAAACAGTTAGCAAGTTACCCACAAAAGAAGATTACGA aGTGATAAACCGTAAGTTGAACAGGTTGCTGCGAAAGCGAGTGAACATTATGCCTCCAAAGCCGTGTTCATTTCCACTTCGATCAATACAAGATGTAATCGATTTTAATAACATCTCGGAAGAGGAATACGAGATTGCt gtcgaatatttgaaattcttAGGAGGTTTCAGTGTACATGATGCCGTGAGATTTTGCATGAAGGAAGCAATATCGGACGAAACCATTCAACTTTATTCTGTATGGGGAGAGCGTGGGAATCTTCCATTATTCGATACCAGATtgattaaagtaatatatg ATGCAGTGGCGTTAAACCCAAACTTTGCTGCCCCAAcacaagatatattttttcgcgaaGTAGGAGAAGCGGTGAGAACGAGCAAGTCGCGGCTCCGAATTGCAACTACGAGACGCGGGAACGCAGCACAAATGGGGATCGTAAAAAGCAACGAACGAAGGCACAACAAAATCTGCTTCGAAATCAGAATGAAGAACTCGCTGCACAGAAAGATGTGA
- the LOC137000474 gene encoding uncharacterized protein isoform X1, with product MRLCETVSKLPTKEDYEVINRKLNRLLRKRVNIMPPKPCSFPLRSIQDVIDFNNISEEEYEIAVEYLKFLGGFSVHDAVRFCMKEAISDETIQLYSVWGERGNLPLFDTRLIKVIYDAVALNPNFAAPTQDIFFREVGEAVRTSKSRLRIATTRRGNAAQMGIVKSNERRHNKICFEIRMKNSLHRKM from the exons AT gCGCCTTTGCGAAACAGTTAGCAAGTTACCCACAAAAGAAGATTACGA aGTGATAAACCGTAAGTTGAACAGGTTGCTGCGAAAGCGAGTGAACATTATGCCTCCAAAGCCGTGTTCATTTCCACTTCGATCAATACAAGATGTAATCGATTTTAATAACATCTCGGAAGAGGAATACGAGATTGCt gtcgaatatttgaaattcttAGGAGGTTTCAGTGTACATGATGCCGTGAGATTTTGCATGAAGGAAGCAATATCGGACGAAACCATTCAACTTTATTCTGTATGGGGAGAGCGTGGGAATCTTCCATTATTCGATACCAGATtgattaaagtaatatatg ATGCAGTGGCGTTAAACCCAAACTTTGCTGCCCCAAcacaagatatattttttcgcgaaGTAGGAGAAGCGGTGAGAACGAGCAAGTCGCGGCTCCGAATTGCAACTACGAGACGCGGGAACGCAGCACAAATGGGGATCGTAAAAAGCAACGAACGAAGGCACAACAAAATCTGCTTCGAAATCAGAATGAAGAACTCGCTGCACAGAAAGAT
- the LOC137000474 gene encoding uncharacterized protein isoform X2 codes for MRLCETVSKLPTKEDYELLRKRVNIMPPKPCSFPLRSIQDVIDFNNISEEEYEIAVEYLKFLGGFSVHDAVRFCMKEAISDETIQLYSVWGERGNLPLFDTRLIKVIYDAVALNPNFAAPTQDIFFREVGEAVRTSKSRLRIATTRRGNAAQMGIVKSNERRHNKICFEIRMKNSLHRKM; via the exons AT gCGCCTTTGCGAAACAGTTAGCAAGTTACCCACAAAAGAAGATTACGA GTTGCTGCGAAAGCGAGTGAACATTATGCCTCCAAAGCCGTGTTCATTTCCACTTCGATCAATACAAGATGTAATCGATTTTAATAACATCTCGGAAGAGGAATACGAGATTGCt gtcgaatatttgaaattcttAGGAGGTTTCAGTGTACATGATGCCGTGAGATTTTGCATGAAGGAAGCAATATCGGACGAAACCATTCAACTTTATTCTGTATGGGGAGAGCGTGGGAATCTTCCATTATTCGATACCAGATtgattaaagtaatatatg ATGCAGTGGCGTTAAACCCAAACTTTGCTGCCCCAAcacaagatatattttttcgcgaaGTAGGAGAAGCGGTGAGAACGAGCAAGTCGCGGCTCCGAATTGCAACTACGAGACGCGGGAACGCAGCACAAATGGGGATCGTAAAAAGCAACGAACGAAGGCACAACAAAATCTGCTTCGAAATCAGAATGAAGAACTCGCTGCACAGAAAGAT